One window of the Vigna radiata var. radiata cultivar VC1973A chromosome 1, Vradiata_ver6, whole genome shotgun sequence genome contains the following:
- the LOC106773079 gene encoding aspartokinase 2, chloroplastic isoform X1 — MASALQFQGVQGSLAVRRSIHHCKPQIGFAAFGAPVCARRVWGNKVTFGITCKASASDVIEKSVTEYEKVSSEGETSFTCVMKFGGSSVASAERMKEVASLILSFPEERPIVVLSAMGKTTNKLLLAGEKAVSCGVTNVASIEELSFIKDLHERTVDQLGVDKSVIAKHLDELEQLLKGIAMMKELTKRTQDYLVSFGECMSTRIFAGYLNKIGVKARQYDAFEIGFITTDDFTNADILEATYPAVAKRLNGDWLSDPAIAIVTGFLGKARKSCAVTTLGRGGSDLTATAIGKALGLPEIQVWKDVDGVLTCDPNIYPKAEPVPFLTFDEAAELAYFGAQVLHPQSMRPARESDIPVRVKNSYNPKAPGTLITKARDMSKAILTSIVLKRNVTMLDIVSTRMLGQYGFLAKVFSIFEDLGISVDVVATSEVSVSLTLDPSKLWSRELIQQASELDHVVEELEKIAVVNLLQNRSIISLIGNVQRSSLILEKAFRVLRSLGVTVQMISQGASKVNISLVVNDSEGEQCVRALHSVFFESELSELES, encoded by the exons ATGGCAAGCGCGTTGCAGTTTCAAGGGGTTCAAGGGAGCCTTGCTGTGAGGAGGAGCATTCATCACTGCAAGCCCCAAATTGGGTTTGCAGCATTTGGTGCTCCTGTTTGTGCAAGAAGAGTTTGGGGCAATAAGGTGACATTCGGTATTACGTGTAAAGCCTCGGCAAGTGATGTGATTGAGAAGAGTGTAACTGAGTATGAAAAGGTGAGTAGTGAGGGTGAAACCAGTTTCACATGTGTCATGAAGTTTGGTGGCTCCTCAGTGGCTTCTGCTGAGAGGATGAAAGAGGTGGCTTCCCTTATATTGAGTTTCCCAGAGGAGAGACCTATAGTTGTTCTCTCTGCTATGGGAAAGACAACAAACAAGCTTTTGCTG GCTGGAGAGAAAGCTGTGAGTTGTGGTGTTACTAATGTGGCAAGTATTGAGGAGCTCAGCTTTATAAAAGACCTGCACGAAAG GACTGTGGATCAGCTTGGAGTAGACAAATCTGTTATTGCAA AGCATCTAGATGAGTTGGAGCAACTTCTGAAGGGGATAGCTATGATGAAAGAGTTGACTAAAAGGACTCAGGACTATTTAGTTTCCTTTGGAGAATGCATGTCCACTAGGATCTTTGCTGgatatcttaataaaataggTGTCAAGGCCCGCCAA TATGATGCATTTGAGATTGGTTTTATAACTACTGATGATTTCACAAATGCGGACATTTTGGAAGCAACTTATCCGGCCGTTGCAAAAAGATTGAATGGCGATTGGCTCTCCGATCCTGCAATTGCAATTGTTACAGGCTTCCTTGGAAAG gCCCGGAAATCATGTGCAGTGACAACACTGGGAAGAGGGGGCAGTGATTTGACAGCTACTGCAATTGGGAAAGCACTAGGGTTGCCAGAGATTCAG GTTTGGAAGGATGTTGATGGTGTCCTAACATGCGATCCAAATATATACCCAAAAGCAGAACCTGTTCCTTTTTTGACATTTGATGAGGCTGCTGAACTAGCTTACTTTGGTGCTCAG GTTCTGCATCCACAGTCTATGAGACCTGCTAGAGAAAGTGATATTCCTGTTAGGGTTAAAAATTCTTACAACCCCAAAGCTCCAGGTACTCTCATCACCAAAGCAAGAGATATGAGCAAG GCAATATTAACAAGCATTGTTTTGAAACGTAATGTGACCATGTTGGATATAGTGAGCACTCGCATGCTTGGTCAATATGGTTTCCTCGCTAAG GTATTTTCAATCTTTGAAGATTTAGGCATATCAGTTGATGTTGTAGCTACAAGTGAAGTCAGTGTTTCCTTGACACTGGATCCATCAAAGCTATGGAGCAGAGAGCTAATTCAGCAGGCAAGT GAGCTTGATCACGTTGTCGAAGAACTAGAGAAAATTGCTGTGGTGAATCTCCTGCAGAATAGATCCATAATCTCTCTCATTGGAAATGTTCAGAGGTCATCACTAATATTGGAGAAG GCTTTTCGTGTTCTTCGAAGCCTTGGAGTCACTGTGCAAATGATCTCTCAGGGTGCATCTAAG GTGAACATTTCATTGGTTGTAAATGACAGTGAAGGAGAGCAGTGTGTGAGAGCTCTCCACTCAGTCTTCTTTGAGAGTGAGTTGTCTGAGTTAGAGTCTTAG
- the LOC106773079 gene encoding aspartokinase 1, chloroplastic isoform X2, giving the protein MASALQFQGVQGSLAVRRSIHHCKPQIGFAAFGAPVCARRVWGNKVTFGITCKASASDVIEKSVTEYEKVSSEGETSFTCVMKFGGSSVASAERMKEVASLILSFPEERPIVVLSAMGKTTNKLLLAGEKAVSCGVTNVASIEELSFIKDLHERTVDQLGVDKSVIAKHLDELEQLLKGIAMMKELTKRTQDYLVSFGECMSTRIFAGYLNKIGVKARQYDAFEIGFITTDDFTNADILEATYPAVAKRLNGDWLSDPAIAIVTGFLGKARKSCAVTTLGRGGSDLTATAIGKALGLPEIQVWKDVDGVLTCDPNIYPKAEPVPFLTFDEAAELAYFGAQVLHPQSMRPARESDIPVRVKNSYNPKAPGTLITKARDMSKAILTSIVLKRNVTMLDIVSTRMLGQYGFLAKVFSIFEDLGISVDVVATSEVSVSLTLDPSKLWSRELIQQELDHVVEELEKIAVVNLLQNRSIISLIGNVQRSSLILEKAFRVLRSLGVTVQMISQGASKVNISLVVNDSEGEQCVRALHSVFFESELSELES; this is encoded by the exons ATGGCAAGCGCGTTGCAGTTTCAAGGGGTTCAAGGGAGCCTTGCTGTGAGGAGGAGCATTCATCACTGCAAGCCCCAAATTGGGTTTGCAGCATTTGGTGCTCCTGTTTGTGCAAGAAGAGTTTGGGGCAATAAGGTGACATTCGGTATTACGTGTAAAGCCTCGGCAAGTGATGTGATTGAGAAGAGTGTAACTGAGTATGAAAAGGTGAGTAGTGAGGGTGAAACCAGTTTCACATGTGTCATGAAGTTTGGTGGCTCCTCAGTGGCTTCTGCTGAGAGGATGAAAGAGGTGGCTTCCCTTATATTGAGTTTCCCAGAGGAGAGACCTATAGTTGTTCTCTCTGCTATGGGAAAGACAACAAACAAGCTTTTGCTG GCTGGAGAGAAAGCTGTGAGTTGTGGTGTTACTAATGTGGCAAGTATTGAGGAGCTCAGCTTTATAAAAGACCTGCACGAAAG GACTGTGGATCAGCTTGGAGTAGACAAATCTGTTATTGCAA AGCATCTAGATGAGTTGGAGCAACTTCTGAAGGGGATAGCTATGATGAAAGAGTTGACTAAAAGGACTCAGGACTATTTAGTTTCCTTTGGAGAATGCATGTCCACTAGGATCTTTGCTGgatatcttaataaaataggTGTCAAGGCCCGCCAA TATGATGCATTTGAGATTGGTTTTATAACTACTGATGATTTCACAAATGCGGACATTTTGGAAGCAACTTATCCGGCCGTTGCAAAAAGATTGAATGGCGATTGGCTCTCCGATCCTGCAATTGCAATTGTTACAGGCTTCCTTGGAAAG gCCCGGAAATCATGTGCAGTGACAACACTGGGAAGAGGGGGCAGTGATTTGACAGCTACTGCAATTGGGAAAGCACTAGGGTTGCCAGAGATTCAG GTTTGGAAGGATGTTGATGGTGTCCTAACATGCGATCCAAATATATACCCAAAAGCAGAACCTGTTCCTTTTTTGACATTTGATGAGGCTGCTGAACTAGCTTACTTTGGTGCTCAG GTTCTGCATCCACAGTCTATGAGACCTGCTAGAGAAAGTGATATTCCTGTTAGGGTTAAAAATTCTTACAACCCCAAAGCTCCAGGTACTCTCATCACCAAAGCAAGAGATATGAGCAAG GCAATATTAACAAGCATTGTTTTGAAACGTAATGTGACCATGTTGGATATAGTGAGCACTCGCATGCTTGGTCAATATGGTTTCCTCGCTAAG GTATTTTCAATCTTTGAAGATTTAGGCATATCAGTTGATGTTGTAGCTACAAGTGAAGTCAGTGTTTCCTTGACACTGGATCCATCAAAGCTATGGAGCAGAGAGCTAATTCAGCAG GAGCTTGATCACGTTGTCGAAGAACTAGAGAAAATTGCTGTGGTGAATCTCCTGCAGAATAGATCCATAATCTCTCTCATTGGAAATGTTCAGAGGTCATCACTAATATTGGAGAAG GCTTTTCGTGTTCTTCGAAGCCTTGGAGTCACTGTGCAAATGATCTCTCAGGGTGCATCTAAG GTGAACATTTCATTGGTTGTAAATGACAGTGAAGGAGAGCAGTGTGTGAGAGCTCTCCACTCAGTCTTCTTTGAGAGTGAGTTGTCTGAGTTAGAGTCTTAG